From Oryza sativa Japonica Group chromosome 4, ASM3414082v1, one genomic window encodes:
- the LOC4336208 gene encoding plant UBX domain-containing protein 1, with the protein MEAEHPHQITYTTTTTTSTSSLCPRRRKRGDDEAAHHLVFPMDLDSAAAAAAAAAHHQQQQQQTTSQDKLKALAYEYGHEFRVFSSVTFESMTSNLPAADQEEDDDFYELQPADYFNLVSNRIGEQSKVLKTRKMREAELAAQRAKIKKAVMRVRFPDGYILEADFHPSETVQSLMDFLKKVISRPDLPFYLYTVPPKKRIKDTSLDFYTIGFVPGANVYFSYDLPEGSELNTDSVKSGPYLREEIRMLDGLPIVQEPVHQPIDSTMNSSSAHQSDVSQSDFAPPANKKPAKPKWFKR; encoded by the exons ATGGAGGCAGAGCACCCGCACCAGATCAcatacaccaccaccaccaccacctccacctcatCCCTCTGCCCGCGCCGCAGGaagagaggagacgacgaggcggcgcaccACCTCGTGTTCCCCATGGATCTCGactcggccgcggcggcggctgcggcggcggcgcaccaccagcagcagcagcagcagaccaCG TCCCAGGACAAGCTGAAAGCATTGGCTTATGAGTACGGTCATGAGTTCCGAGTATTTTCAAGTGTAACATTTGAGTCAATGACTAGCAACTTGCCCGCAGCAGATCAGG AGGAAGATGATGACTTTTATGAGCTTCAGCCTGCTGACTATTTCAACTTGGTTTCGAACAGAATAGGAG AACAATCGAAAGTTTTGAAGACTCGTAAAATGCGTGAAGCAGAACTTGCTGCCCAACGAGCAAAGATAAAAAAG GCAGTAATGAGGGTGCGATTCCCTGATGGATACATACTTGAGGCCGATTTTCATCCGTCAGAAACAGTTCAAAGTCTGATGGATTTTCTGAAGAAAGTAATCTCTAGACCAGACCTGCCATTCTATCTCT ATACAGTTCCACCAAAGAAGCGGATAAAAGACACTTCACTGGATTTCTACACAATTGGTTTTGTTCCTGGGGCTAATGTCTACTTCTCTTATGATCTGCCGGAAG GCTCAGAGTTAAATACAGACAGTGTAAAATCAGGACCTTATCTCCGTGAAGAAATTCGGATGTTGGATGGACTACCAATTGTCCAAGAACCTGTGCACCAACCAATTGATTCTACTATGAACTCTTCTTCTGCTCATCAATCTGATGTGTCTCAATCAGATTTTGCACCGCCAGCAAACAAGAAACCAGCTAAACCAAAGTGGTTCAAAAG GTGA
- the LOC4336209 gene encoding glucose-6-phosphate 1-dehydrogenase, cytoplasmic isoform, which yields MSGGSSPRSRRSSFNSLSRDLELPSEQGCLSVIVLGASGDLAKKKTFPALFHLFAQGFIQSGEVHIFGYARSNLSDDGLRERIRGYLKGASEEHLSDFLQHIKYVSGSYDSGEGFEKLNKEISEYEKSNKSESPRRLFYLALPPSVYPSVCKMIRTYCMNPSGWTRVIVEKPFGKDLDSAEELSAQLGELFDENQLYRIDHYLGKELVQNLLVLRFANRLFLPLWNRDNIDNIQIVFREDFGTDGRGGYFDQYGIIRDIIQNHLLQVFCLVAMEKPVSLKPEHIRDEKVKVLQSVNPIKHDEVVLGQYEGYKDDPTVPDDSNTPTFASVVLRVHNERWEGVPFILKAGKALSSRKAEVRVQFKDVPGDIFKCKRQGRNEFVIRLQPSEAMYMKLTVKKPGLEMATEQSELDLSYGMRYQNVKIPEAYERLILDTIRGDQQHFVRRDELKAAWQIFTPLLHDIDEGKVKSIPYQPGSRGPKEADELSERVGYMQTHGYIWIPPTLA from the exons ATGTCAGGAGGATCTTCACCAAGGTCAAGACGAAGCAGCTTTAATTCTTTATCAAGAGATCTCGAACTCCCTTCAGAGCAAGGTTGTCTCTCTGTTATTGTCCTCGGGGCTTCTGGAGACCTAGCCAAGAAGAAAACTTTCCCGGCACTCTTCCATCTTTTTGCACAG GGATTTATACAATCAGGTGAAGTGCATATATTTGGGTATGCGAGATCAAACCTTTCTGATGATGGGTTAAGGGAACGCATTCGTGG ATACCTCAAAGGAGCCTCAGAAGAACATCTCTCAGACTTTTTGCAACAT ATAAAATATGTCAGTGGTTCCTATGACAGCGGAGAAGGATTTGAGAAATTGAACAAGGAAATTTCAGAGTATGAGAAGTCAAACAAATCAGAAAGCCCTCGCAGGCTCTTCTATTTGGCATTGCCTCCATCTGTCTACCCTTCAGTCTGCAAAATGATCAGAACATATTGCATGAATCCAT CTGGATGGACTAGAGTCATTGTTGAGAAGCCATTTGGAAAGGACTTGGACTCTGCAGAAGAATTAAGTGCCCAACTTGGGGAGCTATTTGACGAAAACCAACTCTACAGAATTGATCACTACTTGGGAAAAGAGTTGGTCCAAAACCTG CTTGTGCTTCGTTTTGCCAACCGCTTGTTCTTGCCTCTTTGGAACCGTGACAATATTGATAATATACAG ATTGTATTCAGGGAGGACTTTGGGACTGACGGGCGTGGTGGATATTTTGATCAATATGG AATCATTCGTGACATCATCCAGAACCATTTGTTA CAGGTTTTCTGTTTGGTTGCAATGGAAAAGCCTGTCTCTCTTAAGCCTGAGCACATTAGAGATGAGAAAGTCAAG GTTCTGCAGTCCGTGAACCCTATAAAGCATGATGAGGTTGTCCTTGGACAATACGAGGGGTACAAGGATGACCCTACAGTGCCAGATGACTCAAACACCCCAACTTTTGCATCTGTCGTGCTTCGGGTACACAATGAAAGATGGGAGG GTGTTCCTTTCATTCTTAAAGCTGGTAAAGCACTAAGCTCAAGGAAAGCAGAAGTCCGTGTGCAGTTCAAAGATGTTCCTGGTGACATCTTTAAAT GTAAAAGGCAAGGAAGAAATGAGTTTGTCATACGCCTTCAGCCATCAGAAGCCATGTACATGAAACTTACT GTCAAAAAACCTGGATTGGAGATGGCCACCGAGCAGAGTGAACTTGATCTGTCATACGGGATGCGGTACCAAAACGTCAAAATTCCAGAGGCATACGAGCGTCTCATATTGGATAC GATACGAGGAGACCAACAGCACTTCGTTCGCCGAGATGAGCTGAAG GCTGCTTGGCAGATCTTCACTCCCCTGCTGCACGACATCGACGAAGGCAAGGTGAAGTCTATTCCATACCAGCCTGGCAGCCGAGGCCCCAAGGAAGCCGATGAACTGAGCGAGAGGGTTGGGTATATGCAGACCCACGGTTACATATGGATACCACCCACCCTTGCatag
- the LOC4336210 gene encoding cytosolic Fe-S cluster assembly factor NBP35 isoform X1: MNFQAPLHVSNCIFNCKCFYPSECPTICTIPVPSYCEFAMPIHIVFVLCETILQVDILFPDLLAIIERMNTVKHKILVLSGKGGVGKSTFSAQLSFALAEMDHQVGLLDIDICGPSIPKMLGLEGQDIHQSNLGWSPVYVESNLGVMSIGFMLPNPDDAVIWRGPRKNGLIKQFLKDVDWGEIDYLVVDAPPGTSDEHISIVQYLQIAGIDGAIIVTTPQQVSLIDVKKEINFCKKVGVPVLGVVENMSGLRQAFSDMKFVKPSEAGETDATEWALNYIKEKAPELLSVVACSEVFDSSKGGAEKMCQEMEVPFLGKVPMDPQLCKAAEEGRSCFTDQKCSASAPALKSIIKKLVKTK, from the coding sequence ATGAACTTTCAGGCGCCATTACACGTAAGCAACTGTATTTTTAATTGTAAATGTTTTTATCCAAGTGAATGTCCTACCATATGTACTATCCCTGTCCCAAGTTATTGTGAATTTGCTATGCCTATCCATATAGTATTTGTTCTTTGCGAAACAATCTTACAAGTGGACATTTTATTTCCAGATCTGCTTGCCATCATTGAGCGAATGAATACCGTGAAACACAAGATTCTGGTACTGTCTGGGAAGGGTGGTGTCGGGAAGAGTACATTTTCAGCCCAGCTCTCTTTTGCCCTTGCTGAGATGGACCATCAAGTTGGCCTTCTCGACATAGACATTTGTGGTCCTAGCATCCCAAAAATGTTAGGCCTTGAAGGCCAAGATATTCATCAAAGCAATCTTGGCTGGTCGCCGGTGTATGTTGAGTCCAACCTAGGTGTCATGTCAATTGGCTTCATGCTGCCCAACCCAGAtgatgctgttatatggagaggTCCTCGCAAGAACGGACTCATCAAACAGTTCTTGAAGGATGTCGATTGGGGGGAGATCGACTATCTTGTGGTGGATGCACCTCCAGGAACATCTGATGAACATATTTCAATTGTACAGTACCTCCAGATCGCAGGAATTGATGGGGCAATCATTGTGACCACTCCGCAGCAAGTTTCTCTGATCGACGTGAAGAAGGAGATAAACTTTTGCAAGAAGGTTGGCGTTCCTGTCTTGGGAGTTGTCGAGAACATGAGTGGCTTGAGGCAGGCATTTTCAGACATGAAATTTGTGAAGCCAAGTGAGGCGGGAGAAACAGATGCCACCGAGTGGGCGCTGAACTACATCAAGGAGAAAGCCCCAGAGCTTTTATCTGTTGTCGCATGCAGTGAGGTGTTTGATAGCAGTAAGGGTGGTGCTGAGAAGATGTGCCAGGAAATGGAGGTCCCTTTTCTTGGCAAGGTTCCCATGGATCCCCAGCTCTGCAAGGCGGCAGAGGAAGGAAGATCATGCTTCACTGATCAGAAATGCAGTGCTAGTGCTCCAGCTCTTAAAAGCATAATCAAGAAGCTGGTCAAGACGAAGTGA
- the LOC4336210 gene encoding cytosolic Fe-S cluster assembly factor NBP35 isoform X2, whose product MENGGGDVPENANDHCPGTQSEAAGKADACAGCPNQQICATAPKGPDPDLLAIIERMNTVKHKILVLSGKGGVGKSTFSAQLSFALAEMDHQVGLLDIDICGPSIPKMLGLEGQDIHQSNLGWSPVYVESNLGVMSIGFMLPNPDDAVIWRGPRKNGLIKQFLKDVDWGEIDYLVVDAPPGTSDEHISIVQYLQIAGIDGAIIVTTPQQVSLIDVKKEINFCKKVGVPVLGVVENMSGLRQAFSDMKFVKPSEAGETDATEWALNYIKEKAPELLSVVACSEVFDSSKGGAEKMCQEMEVPFLGKVPMDPQLCKAAEEGRSCFTDQKCSASAPALKSIIKKLVKTK is encoded by the exons AtggagaacggcggcggcgacgtcccgGAGAACGCCAACGACC ATTGCCCGGGGACGCagtcggaggcggcggggaaggCGGACGCGTGCGCCGGGTGCCCCAACCAGCAGATCTGCGCCACCGCGCCCAAGGGCCCCGATCCCG ATCTGCTTGCCATCATTGAGCGAATGAATACCGTGAAACACAAGATTCTGGTACTGTCTGGGAAGGGTGGTGTCGGGAAGAGTACATTTTCAGCCCAGCTCTCTTTTGCCCTTGCTGAGATGGACCATCAAGTTGGCCTTCTCGACATAGACATTTGTGGTCCTAGCATCCCAAAAATGTTAGGCCTTGAAGGCCAAGATATTCATCAAAGCAATCTTGGCTGGTCGCCGGTGTATGTTGAGTCCAACCTAGGTGTCATGTCAATTGGCTTCATGCTGCCCAACCCAGAtgatgctgttatatggagaggTCCTCGCAAGAACGGACTCATCAAACAGTTCTTGAAGGATGTCGATTGGGGGGAGATCGACTATCTTGTGGTGGATGCACCTCCAGGAACATCTGATGAACATATTTCAATTGTACAGTACCTCCAGATCGCAGGAATTGATGGGGCAATCATTGTGACCACTCCGCAGCAAGTTTCTCTGATCGACGTGAAGAAGGAGATAAACTTTTGCAAGAAGGTTGGCGTTCCTGTCTTGGGAGTTGTCGAGAACATGAGTGGCTTGAGGCAGGCATTTTCAGACATGAAATTTGTGAAGCCAAGTGAGGCGGGAGAAACAGATGCCACCGAGTGGGCGCTGAACTACATCAAGGAGAAAGCCCCAGAGCTTTTATCTGTTGTCGCATGCAGTGAGGTGTTTGATAGCAGTAAGGGTGGTGCTGAGAAGATGTGCCAGGAAATGGAGGTCCCTTTTCTTGGCAAGGTTCCCATGGATCCCCAGCTCTGCAAGGCGGCAGAGGAAGGAAGATCATGCTTCACTGATCAGAAATGCAGTGCTAGTGCTCCAGCTCTTAAAAGCATAATCAAGAAGCTGGTCAAGACGAAGTGA